A genome region from Streptomyces xanthophaeus includes the following:
- a CDS encoding alpha/beta fold hydrolase produces MPILADDLGHLSYTVTGEGSPVVLVHAGVADHTMWDAVVPALAERNTVIRYDLRGFGESAPPTGPFSETDDLCRLLDHLGHESVRLIGASWGGRVAVNFALAHPGRVRSLTLLAPPWPGYGWSADMVAYDEAETAALEAGDLDTAVRVNLDMWLRGPGRGWEDVDPGLAERLRTPVRTSLVNQDAVGEHSLGGAAGDIATIAVPTLVGIGLLDVADFQDIARRYAAEIPGATLVEFPAAAHLIALDAPTELVAALRPFLTR; encoded by the coding sequence ATGCCTATCCTTGCCGACGATCTCGGCCACCTTTCCTACACCGTCACCGGCGAAGGTTCGCCCGTGGTGCTCGTACATGCCGGCGTCGCCGACCACACCATGTGGGACGCGGTCGTGCCCGCCCTCGCCGAGCGGAACACCGTCATCCGGTACGACCTGCGGGGCTTCGGCGAATCCGCGCCCCCGACCGGGCCGTTCAGTGAGACCGATGACCTGTGCCGGCTCCTGGACCACCTCGGTCATGAAAGCGTCCGGCTCATCGGCGCGTCCTGGGGCGGGCGGGTGGCCGTGAACTTCGCTCTCGCCCACCCGGGCCGGGTCCGGTCGCTGACGCTGCTCGCCCCGCCGTGGCCCGGCTACGGCTGGTCGGCGGACATGGTGGCCTACGACGAGGCCGAGACGGCGGCCCTGGAGGCAGGTGACCTGGATACCGCGGTCCGCGTGAACCTGGACATGTGGCTGCGCGGGCCCGGCCGCGGCTGGGAGGACGTCGATCCGGGACTGGCCGAACGGCTCCGTACCCCGGTGCGGACGTCGCTGGTCAACCAGGACGCGGTCGGGGAACACTCCCTGGGTGGCGCGGCGGGCGACATCGCGACGATCGCCGTTCCCACCCTGGTCGGGATCGGCCTGCTCGACGTCGCCGACTTCCAGGACATCGCGCGCCGGTACGCGGCCGAGATCCCGGGCGCCACCCTGGTCGAGTTCCCGGCCGCGGCCCACCTGATCGCGCTGGACGCGCCCACCGAACTCGTCGCGGCGCTCCGGCCGTTCCTCACGCGCTGA
- a CDS encoding LodA/GoxA family CTQ-dependent oxidase translates to MAESPEVSDSPAQPPPRDCVNEPIAGIMAEFVGERMGDRVAQGQDPLLRPVFVKFHGAARGVLTVAPDLPPEFRIGFLRAAAEQGGLTAWVRISSDTQPERPDLRRTVGCGIKLFGVPGPKLLADDTRADTQDLVLQNHDVFFVDTARDMCEFQLDQAAYQQQHPLTRQILADMRKPVESTLTSTYWGVLPYSFGPDRHVKYKLVPAGCADGDPLAAPPDEDPSFLRGDLRHRLAAGPAAFDLLLQFRTVPDHMPLDRATVRWEEAESTPVKVARLTLHQQDTTARGQEQYGDNLAFNPWHSLSEHQPVGSIAEARKVVYHASAARRRDANGVPAAEPGPARPAAAEPHGRDTRIVRAAVHPAIGVARVGDSAEEFFLAPEVDGAPPPDTGTYKDATGALKRQAVRFRVYGYNAAGEAVAELTADNADLRWTVEVANKKAAWYQFQLALDIPEAEQAPATTLRNVATVPAGERHRLAITPGPRSIRGRERAGKPEYAFDSGTFLGHPVYLGELRTDGAGRLLFLGGRGVSASYPAVQATHFANNDGWHDDTCDGPVTAQVRIDGRSVPVDPAWVVVAPPNFAPELKSVRTMYDLMRDTFVAAGMLAPPARVSFTHDVLPVLRRLCDLQWVNRGFAALFGHGGREHFLAPERLAELAGHGTRRDELRRQIWAMMRDPDRDGLSPVPWPPIYGDSMSVRPVSARQHLALSPLQYDMLARWAAGDFDADHDPQATPPTALDGLPLAQRPAALDRAALSYCLADAFHPGCELTWPMRHATLYSAPFRVRHRDPARPEPGYGSTLTPQTALAVDGPVYGQEPGGLTRWMAVPWQTDTARCRSGYYLGFGPRYDPYLPTFWPARVPNHVLTDENYRTAVDPAADPEDRRTAFENRAVWDRWLPSDRIAQMNAMVKDFGKLGIVARREGPAADTGDVVSLPAAMLVESEVSFHPEQAPPPLRNLVSLHVPEAADPAVREEAVAAAIAAADRPDEEVLAGYFEKVARFPETP, encoded by the coding sequence ATGGCGGAGAGCCCCGAGGTGTCCGACAGCCCCGCGCAGCCACCCCCGCGCGACTGCGTCAACGAGCCGATCGCCGGGATCATGGCCGAGTTCGTCGGCGAGCGGATGGGGGACCGCGTCGCCCAGGGGCAGGATCCCCTCCTGCGCCCGGTCTTCGTCAAGTTCCACGGAGCGGCCCGCGGCGTGCTGACGGTCGCCCCGGATCTTCCGCCCGAGTTCCGCATCGGTTTCCTCCGGGCCGCGGCGGAACAGGGCGGCCTGACCGCCTGGGTGCGCATCTCCAGCGACACCCAGCCGGAGCGGCCGGACCTGCGCAGGACCGTCGGGTGCGGCATCAAGCTGTTCGGCGTGCCGGGGCCGAAGCTGCTCGCGGACGACACCCGGGCCGACACACAGGATCTCGTACTCCAGAACCACGACGTCTTCTTCGTCGACACCGCCCGGGACATGTGCGAGTTCCAGCTGGACCAGGCGGCGTACCAGCAGCAGCACCCCCTCACCCGGCAGATCCTGGCGGACATGCGCAAGCCCGTCGAGAGCACGCTCACCTCGACGTACTGGGGCGTGCTGCCGTACTCCTTCGGGCCGGACCGGCACGTGAAGTACAAGCTCGTCCCGGCCGGCTGCGCGGACGGGGACCCCCTGGCGGCCCCGCCGGACGAGGACCCCTCCTTCCTGCGCGGGGACCTGCGCCACCGCCTGGCAGCCGGCCCGGCCGCCTTCGACCTGCTGCTCCAGTTCCGGACCGTCCCGGACCACATGCCGCTGGACCGGGCCACCGTGCGCTGGGAGGAGGCCGAGAGCACGCCCGTGAAGGTGGCGCGGCTGACCCTGCATCAGCAGGACACGACCGCACGGGGGCAGGAGCAGTACGGGGACAACCTCGCCTTCAACCCCTGGCACAGTCTCTCCGAGCACCAGCCCGTCGGCAGCATCGCCGAGGCCCGCAAGGTCGTCTACCACGCGTCGGCGGCCCGGCGGCGCGATGCCAACGGCGTTCCGGCGGCGGAGCCCGGTCCCGCGCGGCCGGCGGCCGCCGAACCGCACGGACGCGACACCCGGATCGTACGGGCCGCCGTGCACCCGGCGATCGGGGTGGCCCGCGTCGGTGACAGCGCGGAGGAGTTCTTCCTGGCCCCGGAGGTCGACGGGGCTCCCCCACCGGACACCGGTACGTACAAGGACGCGACGGGCGCACTCAAGCGGCAGGCCGTCCGGTTCCGGGTGTACGGCTACAACGCCGCCGGCGAGGCGGTGGCCGAGCTGACGGCGGACAACGCCGACCTGCGGTGGACCGTGGAGGTCGCCAACAAGAAGGCCGCCTGGTACCAGTTCCAGCTGGCCCTGGACATCCCCGAGGCGGAACAGGCACCGGCGACCACACTGCGCAACGTCGCCACGGTGCCCGCCGGGGAACGCCACCGGCTGGCCATCACCCCCGGGCCCCGCTCGATCCGGGGCCGCGAACGCGCCGGGAAGCCGGAGTACGCGTTCGACTCGGGCACGTTCCTGGGGCATCCCGTCTACCTGGGAGAGTTGCGCACCGATGGCGCGGGCCGCCTGCTCTTCCTCGGCGGGCGCGGGGTGTCCGCCTCGTACCCGGCCGTCCAGGCGACACACTTCGCCAACAACGACGGCTGGCACGACGACACCTGCGACGGCCCGGTCACCGCGCAGGTCCGCATCGACGGCAGGAGCGTCCCGGTCGATCCGGCCTGGGTGGTGGTCGCTCCCCCGAATTTCGCACCGGAGCTGAAGTCCGTGCGCACGATGTACGACCTGATGCGCGACACCTTCGTGGCCGCGGGCATGCTGGCGCCTCCGGCGCGGGTCTCGTTCACCCACGACGTGCTGCCGGTGCTGCGCCGGCTGTGCGATCTGCAGTGGGTCAACCGTGGCTTCGCGGCCCTGTTCGGTCACGGTGGGCGCGAGCACTTCCTGGCTCCCGAGCGGCTGGCGGAGCTGGCCGGCCACGGCACCCGGCGCGACGAACTGCGCCGGCAGATCTGGGCGATGATGCGCGATCCCGACCGCGACGGGCTCTCCCCCGTACCCTGGCCGCCGATCTACGGCGACTCGATGAGCGTGCGGCCGGTCTCCGCCCGGCAGCACCTGGCGCTCTCCCCGTTGCAGTACGACATGCTGGCCCGCTGGGCCGCCGGGGACTTCGACGCCGACCACGATCCCCAGGCCACGCCGCCCACGGCGCTCGACGGCCTGCCGCTCGCACAGCGCCCGGCGGCCCTCGACCGGGCCGCCCTGTCGTACTGCCTGGCCGACGCCTTCCACCCCGGCTGTGAGCTCACCTGGCCGATGCGTCACGCCACCTTGTACTCCGCTCCCTTCCGCGTGCGCCACCGCGACCCGGCCCGGCCCGAACCCGGTTACGGCTCCACCCTCACCCCGCAGACGGCGCTCGCCGTGGACGGCCCGGTGTACGGCCAGGAGCCGGGCGGTCTGACCCGCTGGATGGCCGTGCCCTGGCAGACCGACACCGCCCGCTGCCGCTCCGGGTACTACCTGGGCTTCGGGCCGCGCTACGACCCGTACCTCCCCACCTTCTGGCCGGCGCGGGTGCCCAACCACGTGCTGACGGACGAGAACTACCGGACCGCCGTCGATCCCGCCGCCGACCCCGAGGACCGTCGCACCGCCTTCGAAAACAGGGCGGTGTGGGACAGATGGCTGCCGTCCGACCGCATCGCCCAGATGAACGCCATGGTCAAGGACTTCGGCAAGCTCGGCATCGTCGCACGGCGGGAGGGACCTGCCGCCGATACCGGTGACGTGGTGAGTCTCCCCGCAGCCATGCTGGTGGAGTCCGAAGTGAGCTTCCATCCCGAACAGGCTCCGCCCCCGCTGCGGAACCTGGTGAGCCTGCACGTGCCCGAGGCCGCCGATCCCGCGGTGCGGGAGGAAGCGGTGGCCGCCGCCATCGCCGCCGCCGACCGGCCCGACGAGGAGGTGCTGGCGGGGTACTTCGAGAAGGTCGCCCGCTTCCCGGAGACACCGTGA
- a CDS encoding anthrone oxygenase family protein, whose protein sequence is METARTATLVAATIAAGLISGLFYAFTVAVMPGLARSTDRTTVETMQNINKAILNGWFILAYLGAPLLITATLVLHATDPDTRDTVLPLAAALAACLAAMIVTARINIPLNNALEQAGPPEHHTDPAIHTTRTAYETPWVRANTWRTILTTLSLALLAYALTLH, encoded by the coding sequence GTGGAAACTGCACGAACCGCAACGCTGGTCGCCGCGACCATCGCCGCCGGACTCATCAGCGGCCTCTTCTACGCCTTCACCGTCGCCGTGATGCCCGGCCTCGCCCGCAGCACCGACAGAACCACCGTGGAAACCATGCAGAACATCAACAAAGCCATCCTCAACGGGTGGTTCATACTCGCCTACCTCGGCGCACCGCTCCTGATCACGGCCACCCTGGTCCTCCACGCCACCGACCCTGACACCCGGGACACCGTCCTCCCGCTCGCCGCCGCGCTCGCCGCCTGCCTGGCCGCGATGATCGTCACCGCCCGCATCAACATCCCGCTCAACAACGCCCTGGAACAGGCCGGACCCCCCGAACACCACACCGACCCCGCCATCCACACCACCCGCACCGCCTACGAAACCCCCTGGGTCAGGGCGAACACCTGGCGCACCATCCTCACCACCCTCAGCCTCGCCCTCCTCGCCTACGCCCTCACCCTCCACTGA
- a CDS encoding tryptophan 7-halogenase: MTARTGPVPLAGRFEAVVAGGGPAGAVAALVLARAGRRVLLVDGGRPGVPSAAFTIGETLPPAARPLLDDLGLWAAFSAGTHLSCPGTYASWGSAQLHGHSHLLDPHGHGWHLDRDRFDAFLREAAGAAGALVRRAVVIGHRSTAGEQHLLVREGGGAVRELRSGWVVDATGRRALIGRRLARRRRQDRLVAAYTLLGGHGVGGHAGDLELRTLVEAVPEGWWYTARVPAGRVVAHLTDADLAAARLRTADGFRCAASRTRHVRERLSGYDPAGSPAPRWTAAHGLRLSPPAGPGWVAAGDAAIAFDPLSSQGILTALHTGAHAGRAVDRCLAGDTGALASYASFLDGVADAYHHHHARSYAEERRWPEHPFWRRRNGWPH, encoded by the coding sequence GTGACCGCTCGGACCGGCCCGGTTCCCCTCGCCGGGCGTTTCGAGGCCGTCGTGGCCGGCGGCGGGCCGGCCGGGGCCGTCGCCGCTCTGGTCCTGGCCCGGGCAGGCCGGCGCGTCCTGCTGGTGGACGGGGGCAGGCCGGGTGTGCCCTCCGCCGCTTTCACGATCGGGGAGACCCTGCCGCCCGCGGCCCGGCCACTGCTCGACGACCTGGGGCTCTGGGCCGCCTTCAGCGCCGGCACGCACCTGAGCTGCCCGGGCACCTACGCGTCCTGGGGATCGGCGCAGTTGCACGGCCACAGCCACCTGCTCGACCCGCACGGCCACGGCTGGCACCTCGACCGCGACCGGTTCGACGCCTTCCTGCGCGAGGCCGCAGGGGCCGCGGGGGCGCTGGTCCGGCGGGCCGTCGTGATCGGCCACCGCAGCACGGCCGGGGAGCAGCACCTGCTGGTGCGGGAGGGGGGCGGCGCCGTACGGGAGCTGCGCTCGGGCTGGGTGGTGGACGCGACGGGCCGCCGCGCGCTCATCGGCCGCCGCCTGGCCCGGCGGCGCCGGCAGGACCGGCTCGTGGCCGCGTACACGCTGCTCGGCGGGCACGGGGTGGGCGGCCACGCCGGGGACCTGGAGCTGCGTACCCTCGTCGAGGCGGTGCCCGAGGGCTGGTGGTACACCGCCAGGGTCCCCGCCGGGCGGGTGGTCGCCCATCTCACCGACGCCGACCTCGCCGCTGCCCGGCTGCGGACGGCGGACGGATTCCGGTGCGCGGCGTCGCGCACCCGGCACGTACGGGAGCGCCTGAGCGGCTACGACCCGGCCGGCTCCCCCGCGCCGCGCTGGACGGCCGCCCACGGACTGCGGCTGTCCCCGCCGGCCGGCCCCGGATGGGTCGCCGCCGGGGACGCCGCGATCGCCTTCGACCCCCTGTCCTCCCAGGGCATCCTCACGGCCCTGCACACCGGAGCCCACGCCGGCCGGGCCGTCGACCGGTGCCTGGCCGGCGACACGGGCGCCCTCGCGTCCTACGCCTCGTTCCTGGACGGCGTCGCGGACGCCTACCACCACCATCACGCCCGGTCGTACGCCGAGGAGCGGCGGTGGCCGGAGCACCCGTTCTGGCGCCGCCGCAACGGGTGGCCGCACTGA
- a CDS encoding GNAT family N-acetyltransferase, whose translation MTDLVIRALDESDAHLFDAHPDPLNARAAHERTTHRPEWKRVALRDGTVVARGAWWGGTDDKEPVNVNWFDVAEGEVEAGAELLRSAPWQVELEINLPGDWRDHPDLAAATETRYAAARAAGYELLVERFLYRWTPERGLPERPGRLVFGAEPDDAVFFDALRRIHSATLDAHALKAIAEGGLDQAAQEELDFFHWCPSPREWWQTARTPEGELAGIHIPAHNPSGPTIGFIGVLPEHRGRGYAYDLLAECTHFLVEHGAEAVTGATDRGNFPMAANFAKAGFPVVRERVNFHPVAPASR comes from the coding sequence GTGACCGATCTGGTCATCCGCGCGCTCGACGAGAGCGACGCCCACCTGTTCGACGCACACCCCGATCCGCTGAACGCCCGTGCCGCCCACGAGCGCACCACGCACCGCCCCGAGTGGAAGCGGGTGGCCCTGCGCGACGGCACGGTCGTCGCCCGTGGCGCCTGGTGGGGCGGCACCGATGACAAGGAACCCGTCAACGTCAACTGGTTCGACGTCGCCGAGGGCGAGGTGGAGGCGGGAGCCGAACTCCTGCGCTCCGCCCCCTGGCAGGTCGAGCTCGAGATCAACCTCCCCGGCGACTGGCGGGACCACCCCGACCTGGCCGCCGCCACCGAGACGCGCTACGCCGCCGCCCGGGCGGCCGGCTACGAGCTCCTGGTGGAACGCTTCCTCTACCGCTGGACCCCCGAGCGCGGACTCCCCGAACGGCCCGGCCGCCTCGTCTTCGGCGCCGAACCCGACGACGCGGTCTTCTTCGACGCACTGCGCCGCATCCACTCGGCCACCCTCGACGCCCACGCGCTGAAGGCCATAGCGGAGGGCGGCCTCGACCAGGCCGCCCAGGAGGAGCTCGACTTCTTCCACTGGTGCCCGTCCCCGCGGGAGTGGTGGCAGACCGCCCGTACACCTGAGGGCGAGCTGGCCGGCATCCACATCCCGGCACACAACCCCTCCGGACCGACCATCGGCTTCATCGGTGTCCTGCCGGAACACCGCGGCCGCGGCTACGCCTACGACCTCCTCGCGGAGTGCACCCACTTCCTGGTGGAGCACGGCGCCGAGGCCGTCACCGGAGCCACGGACCGGGGCAACTTCCCCATGGCCGCGAACTTCGCCAAGGCCGGCTTCCCCGTCGTCCGCGAGCGCGTCAACTTCCACCCCGTGGCCCCGGCCTCCCGGTAG
- the gdhA gene encoding NADP-specific glutamate dehydrogenase, with protein sequence MKDSKDRLEALRAEIERRNPAQPEFHQAVREVLETLAPVFTARPEYADPAMALVERLTEPERQIVFRVPWQDDRGRIHVNRGYRVEFNSALGPYKGGLRFHPSVDIGVVKFLGFEQIFKNALTGLGIGGGKGGSDFDPHGRSDAEVMRFCQSFMTELHRHIGEHTDVPAGDIGVGGREIGYLFGQYRRITNRWEAGVLTGKGQGWGGSAIRPQATGYGSVLFAAEMLKVRGESLDGLTAVVSGSGNVALYTIEKLQQLGANPLTCSDSRGYVVDDKGIDLALLKQVKEVERGRVSDYAERRGSSARFVPGGRVWEVPADVAFPSATQNELDAQDARTLVAGGVKAVSEGANMPTTPEAVRILQEAGVAFGPGKAANAGGVAVSALEMSQNAGRVAWSAQRVEDELAAIMSSIHAVAHETAERYGAPGDYVTGANIAGFERVADAMLAQGVI encoded by the coding sequence GTGAAGGACTCGAAGGACAGGCTGGAAGCACTGCGGGCCGAGATCGAGCGCCGCAATCCCGCACAGCCGGAGTTCCACCAGGCGGTACGGGAGGTCCTCGAGACCCTGGCCCCCGTCTTCACCGCCCGGCCCGAGTACGCCGACCCGGCCATGGCCCTGGTGGAGCGGCTCACCGAGCCCGAGCGGCAGATCGTCTTCCGCGTGCCGTGGCAGGACGACCGGGGCCGGATCCACGTCAACCGCGGCTACCGCGTCGAATTCAACAGTGCGCTCGGCCCGTACAAGGGGGGCTTGCGCTTCCACCCGTCGGTGGACATCGGTGTGGTGAAGTTCCTCGGCTTCGAGCAGATCTTCAAGAACGCCCTGACCGGCCTCGGGATCGGCGGCGGCAAGGGCGGCAGCGACTTCGACCCGCACGGCCGCTCCGACGCCGAGGTCATGCGGTTCTGCCAGTCCTTCATGACCGAACTGCACCGGCACATCGGAGAGCACACCGACGTGCCCGCCGGGGACATCGGGGTCGGCGGCCGTGAGATCGGCTACCTCTTCGGCCAGTACCGGCGCATCACCAACCGCTGGGAGGCCGGCGTCCTGACCGGCAAGGGGCAGGGCTGGGGCGGCTCCGCGATCCGGCCGCAGGCGACCGGCTACGGCAGTGTGCTGTTCGCCGCCGAGATGCTGAAGGTCCGGGGCGAGTCGCTGGACGGACTGACAGCGGTCGTCTCCGGCTCGGGCAATGTCGCGCTGTACACGATCGAGAAGCTCCAGCAGCTCGGCGCGAACCCGCTGACCTGCTCGGACTCCCGGGGCTACGTGGTCGACGACAAGGGCATCGACCTGGCCCTGCTCAAGCAGGTCAAGGAGGTCGAGCGCGGGCGCGTGAGCGACTACGCGGAGCGGCGCGGATCCTCGGCGCGGTTCGTGCCGGGCGGGCGGGTCTGGGAGGTGCCGGCGGACGTCGCCTTCCCCTCCGCCACGCAGAACGAACTGGATGCCCAGGACGCCCGTACGCTCGTCGCGGGCGGGGTCAAGGCGGTCTCCGAGGGCGCCAACATGCCGACCACCCCCGAGGCCGTACGGATCCTGCAGGAGGCCGGGGTCGCGTTCGGGCCCGGCAAGGCCGCCAACGCGGGCGGGGTCGCGGTCAGCGCCCTCGAGATGAGCCAGAACGCCGGCCGGGTGGCCTGGAGCGCACAGCGGGTGGAGGACGAGCTCGCCGCCATCATGAGCTCGATCCACGCCGTCGCACACGAGACCGCGGAGCGGTACGGCGCCCCGGGCGACTACGTCACCGGCGCGAACATCGCCGGCTTCGAGCGGGTCGCGGACGCGATGCTGGCCCAGGGCGTCATCTGA
- a CDS encoding glucose-6-phosphate dehydrogenase (catalyzes the formation of D-glucono-1,5-lactone 6-phosphate from D-glucose 6-phosphate), producing the protein MAFASMVELLGATGLAQDARVIVEKPFGTDLASARALNATIHAVFDESRVFRIDHFLGKEAVDNILALRFANGLFEPLWNREHISHVQIDVPEQIDIQGRAHFFEGTGTFRDMIVTHLFQLLGFVAMEPPVVLDAQSLRDEQVKVFRSMRPLDPAHVVRGQYTGYRAEPGVDPASDTETFAALRVEIDNWRWAGVPFILRSGKALAEGRHVVTLGLREPVLGMFPLNARAAVHGRGNELVIDFADPGSITARFLVKEPGPAMRLAEADMVFGYRSSFTADNSLEGYEHLLLEAMLGDQSFFTRSDGIERLWEISAPLLDAPPPVEPYAPGTWGPDSIDALVAPHRWHLPDRRQ; encoded by the coding sequence GTGGCGTTCGCCTCGATGGTCGAACTCCTCGGCGCCACGGGCCTCGCCCAGGACGCCCGTGTCATCGTCGAGAAGCCCTTCGGGACCGACCTCGCGTCCGCGCGCGCACTCAACGCGACGATCCACGCCGTGTTCGACGAGTCGCGCGTGTTCCGCATCGACCACTTCCTCGGCAAGGAGGCGGTGGACAACATCCTCGCCCTCCGGTTCGCCAACGGCCTCTTCGAACCCCTGTGGAACCGCGAGCACATCAGTCATGTGCAGATCGACGTGCCCGAGCAGATCGACATCCAGGGCCGCGCGCACTTCTTCGAGGGCACCGGAACCTTCCGCGACATGATCGTCACGCATCTCTTCCAGCTGCTCGGGTTCGTCGCCATGGAGCCGCCGGTCGTCCTCGACGCGCAGTCTCTCCGGGACGAGCAGGTCAAGGTGTTCCGCAGCATGCGGCCGCTGGATCCCGCGCACGTCGTCCGCGGGCAGTACACGGGCTACCGCGCCGAGCCCGGGGTCGATCCGGCCTCCGATACCGAGACCTTCGCCGCCCTGCGCGTCGAGATCGACAACTGGCGCTGGGCCGGCGTCCCGTTCATCCTGCGCTCGGGCAAGGCACTGGCCGAGGGCCGGCACGTCGTCACGCTGGGGCTGCGCGAGCCGGTCCTCGGCATGTTCCCGCTGAACGCGCGTGCGGCCGTCCACGGCCGGGGCAACGAGCTCGTCATCGACTTCGCCGATCCCGGTTCCATCACCGCCCGATTCCTCGTCAAGGAGCCGGGCCCTGCGATGCGGTTGGCGGAGGCCGACATGGTCTTCGGCTACCGGAGTTCCTTCACCGCCGACAACTCCCTGGAGGGTTACGAGCACCTCCTGCTGGAGGCCATGCTCGGCGACCAGTCCTTCTTCACCCGGTCCGACGGCATCGAACGCCTGTGGGAGATCTCGGCCCCGCTGCTGGACGCGCCCCCGCCAGTGGAGCCGTACGCCCCCGGAACCTGGGGGCCCGACAGCATCGACGCGCTCGTCGCCCCGCACCGCTGGCACCTGCCCGACCGGCGACAGTGA
- a CDS encoding acyl-CoA dehydrogenase family protein has translation MPGEGTVLGTPPDLAAEPLIASVTRFATTVLRPDAERTAVEGVSRARLDELARSGAHGILGYEPTPGGGCTRDQVVREVHEILSAVDPSTWFVYTQHFALVKALAKTANTGLRDLWLPDLVTGAKQATAGFAYLRRPRPPVHAERSEQGWRLRGRVPWMTGWGLADTVIIGAVTADDQALFVRADCTPGPGTGLGMDAVESPPLWAMGATHTTAVELRDVVVPPDDVISVEPRPDWIRAYDLENANANPAVFGHLRAAVDLLLAAAPQAGATYETLARRLAEEAARLRTEAYAMRDELAPEVGVPARTGVRAAALDLGVRAATACVAATGGRAVQYGNTAGRLAREALFHLIQAQTRQLREATADVTLRGI, from the coding sequence GTGCCGGGCGAGGGAACGGTGCTGGGGACGCCGCCGGACCTGGCGGCCGAGCCGTTGATCGCGTCGGTGACGCGCTTCGCGACCACCGTGCTCCGGCCCGACGCGGAGCGCACCGCCGTCGAAGGCGTCTCCCGCGCGCGGTTGGACGAGCTGGCCCGAAGCGGCGCCCACGGAATCCTCGGGTACGAGCCGACGCCGGGCGGCGGCTGCACCAGGGATCAGGTGGTCCGCGAGGTCCACGAGATCCTCTCCGCCGTCGACCCGTCCACCTGGTTCGTCTACACCCAGCACTTCGCCTTGGTGAAGGCGCTGGCCAAGACTGCCAACACCGGTCTGCGTGACCTCTGGCTGCCCGACCTGGTCACGGGTGCGAAGCAGGCCACGGCGGGCTTCGCGTACCTGCGCCGTCCACGGCCGCCCGTGCACGCGGAGCGCAGCGAGCAGGGGTGGCGGCTGCGTGGCCGTGTGCCGTGGATGACCGGCTGGGGCCTCGCGGACACGGTGATCATCGGTGCTGTCACCGCCGATGACCAGGCCTTGTTCGTGCGCGCCGACTGCACGCCGGGGCCGGGCACCGGCCTCGGCATGGACGCTGTCGAGTCGCCGCCGCTGTGGGCGATGGGCGCGACGCACACGACGGCCGTCGAGCTGCGGGATGTCGTCGTGCCGCCGGACGACGTGATCTCCGTCGAGCCCAGGCCGGACTGGATCCGGGCCTACGATCTGGAGAACGCGAACGCCAACCCGGCCGTCTTCGGACATCTGCGCGCGGCCGTCGACCTGCTGCTGGCCGCCGCGCCACAGGCCGGAGCCACGTACGAGACCCTCGCCCGCCGGCTGGCGGAGGAGGCTGCCCGGCTGCGCACCGAGGCGTACGCCATGCGGGACGAGCTGGCCCCCGAGGTGGGGGTACCGGCCCGGACCGGGGTCCGGGCCGCGGCCCTGGACCTCGGGGTGCGGGCTGCCACCGCCTGTGTGGCGGCGACCGGCGGGCGCGCCGTGCAGTACGGGAACACGGCGGGCCGGCTGGCTCGGGAGGCCCTGTTCCATCTGATCCAGGCACAGACCCGGCAGCTGCGGGAAGCCACCGCGGACGTGACGCTCCGAGGCATCTGA
- a CDS encoding VOC family protein: protein MACRISELVIDAADPARLAAFWSEVLGYVELGREDDGSIEIGPPDAGFGGPQPTLVLSAGSTPRSGKLRLHIDVNPTDREQAAELERLLALGARPADVGQTGTENWHVLADPEGNEFCLLHRRLQPL from the coding sequence ATGGCATGCCGCATCAGTGAGCTGGTCATCGACGCCGCGGACCCCGCCCGACTCGCCGCCTTCTGGAGCGAGGTACTCGGCTACGTCGAACTCGGCCGGGAGGACGACGGAAGCATCGAGATCGGGCCGCCCGACGCCGGCTTCGGCGGCCCGCAGCCCACCCTCGTCCTCAGCGCCGGCAGCACCCCGCGGAGCGGAAAGCTCCGACTGCACATCGACGTCAACCCCACCGACCGCGAACAGGCCGCCGAGCTGGAGCGGCTCCTCGCCCTCGGCGCCAGGCCCGCCGACGTCGGCCAGACCGGCACCGAGAACTGGCACGTCCTCGCCGACCCGGAGGGCAACGAATTCTGCCTCCTGCACAGGCGGCTCCAGCCCCTGTGA